Proteins found in one Cobetia sp. L2A1 genomic segment:
- a CDS encoding DUF3047 domain-containing protein, whose translation MSLTIRLTSAAIPAALMLAGGLVAVSLSSAAVAADKAYTPAQILAWGEKTFEGHTAYRVVERDGLPALEAQAQGQASARFLEEDLSLEETPYLKWCWQVDSIYPALNEKTKNGDDYPARLYVVNKTGILPWQVEAINYVWSSNEAKDSHWDNAFTDRAVLLAVESGADKVGQWVAEVRDLRADYAALFDSTPSKISGLALMADGDNAGGSATAYFRGLSLSSDATPPQCGS comes from the coding sequence ATGTCGCTCACTATTCGTCTGACCTCTGCCGCTATCCCTGCCGCGCTAATGCTCGCAGGAGGCCTTGTGGCAGTGTCGCTGTCATCTGCCGCCGTTGCTGCTGACAAGGCCTACACGCCTGCGCAGATTCTGGCATGGGGTGAGAAAACCTTTGAAGGTCATACCGCCTATCGCGTGGTTGAGCGTGACGGCTTGCCTGCGCTGGAGGCGCAGGCGCAAGGCCAGGCCTCGGCACGTTTTCTCGAGGAAGACCTTTCTCTGGAAGAGACCCCCTATCTGAAGTGGTGCTGGCAGGTTGATAGCATCTATCCGGCGCTGAATGAGAAGACCAAGAATGGCGATGACTATCCGGCGCGCCTGTATGTCGTCAACAAGACTGGCATCCTGCCGTGGCAGGTTGAGGCGATCAACTACGTGTGGTCAAGCAATGAAGCCAAGGATAGCCACTGGGACAACGCATTCACTGATCGCGCCGTGCTGTTGGCGGTAGAGTCGGGTGCAGACAAGGTTGGTCAGTGGGTAGCGGAAGTCCGTGACTTGCGTGCGGACTACGCGGCCTTGTTCGACAGCACGCCAAGCAAGATTTCTGGACTTGCGCTGATGGCAGATGGTGATAATGCCGGTGGGTCTGCCACCGCCTATTTCCGCGGTCTGAGCCTGTCTAGCGACGCGACACCGCCGCAATGTGGTAGCTAG
- a CDS encoding CDP-alcohol phosphatidyltransferase family protein gives MLDKWTSRWVQPPLKRLARSAAARGLHPDQLTITGFVIGITALPLLAFGHFGLALVAILINRVVDGLDGALARHAGLSSDAGGYLDICLDFLFYAGVVVGFALADPTANAMAAVVLLFAFVGTGSSFLAFAIMAAKHQIERPNFTRKAFYYLDGLTEGTETIGFFVLVCLMPHYFALLAWIFAAACILTTLTRVWGGYVTLRAQG, from the coding sequence ATGCTGGATAAGTGGACCTCACGTTGGGTACAACCGCCATTGAAACGCCTGGCACGTAGCGCAGCAGCACGCGGCCTGCATCCTGATCAGCTGACGATTACCGGCTTCGTGATCGGCATTACTGCCTTGCCGCTGCTGGCCTTTGGTCATTTCGGGCTGGCACTGGTGGCCATCTTGATCAACCGCGTAGTGGATGGATTGGATGGTGCGCTGGCCCGCCACGCCGGCTTGAGCTCAGATGCCGGTGGCTATCTGGATATCTGTCTCGATTTCTTGTTCTACGCCGGCGTGGTGGTCGGCTTTGCATTGGCCGACCCCACTGCCAATGCCATGGCTGCAGTGGTGCTGTTGTTCGCTTTTGTGGGCACGGGGTCAAGCTTTCTGGCGTTTGCCATCATGGCCGCCAAGCACCAGATAGAACGGCCCAACTTCACCCGTAAGGCCTTCTATTATCTGGATGGCCTGACTGAAGGTACCGAGACTATCGGCTTCTTCGTACTGGTCTGTTTGATGCCTCATTACTTTGCACTGTTGGCGTGGATATTTGCCGCAGCTTGCATCCTGACCACGCTAACGCGCGTATGGGGAGGGTATGTCACCTTGCGGGCGCAGGGCTGA
- a CDS encoding ABC transporter permease, with protein sequence MTGRRRTESGAVSLSLTPARVLRWGVLLLLLGPTALGLAGLVAPAFGLWPTLGFEHVSDVAWQRWWALPGLADGFRLTLISGVGGTLLAILLTLGWLTAAAGTAFGERLERLLAPVLAMPHLALALGLLWLAAPSGVLMRLLLAPFEVLVPPQFPLPDAHGITLAIGLALKEAPFLMLMAQTALSRLPVRAQLQAGQALGYSIPQLRWRILMPQVIRAIALPIGAVLAYSLAVVDVAQVLGPTRTPTLAVRLVELWRDSDPTARLPASVGALVLALLVIVMMALGAALGRQLLRWHRDWTLDNPPARACEVSGPASVARGAKSESISRIIRIMLGIVTVTSLLAFAVIALQSLARSWFFPSLLPTRWGLESWQQALAGLGDAFTNSLWLAVLVATLSVILSVAVFERERESGRLRGFVVCLYLPLLLPQASFLFGFQVGWLSLGASPGWPGVVIGHLLFTLPYAWLTLAGPWARFDVRLEQAARLLGSSRLEALIGIRLRLMLRPLAISWAVAFAVSIAQYVPTVVLGGGRVPTLTTETLALATGADPRLTAVAACLQACLPLLIFLLARWVPAGRAVVPTRG encoded by the coding sequence ATGACCGGTAGGCGACGCACTGAGTCCGGTGCAGTATCGCTATCGCTGACACCGGCCCGCGTGCTGCGCTGGGGGGTGCTGTTGCTGCTGCTTGGCCCCACGGCATTGGGGCTGGCTGGATTGGTGGCGCCTGCCTTTGGCCTCTGGCCGACGCTTGGGTTCGAGCATGTCTCTGACGTTGCCTGGCAACGATGGTGGGCATTGCCGGGTCTGGCTGATGGTTTTCGCCTGACGTTGATCAGTGGAGTCGGCGGTACGTTGCTGGCGATACTACTGACACTGGGCTGGTTGACGGCAGCGGCAGGCACGGCTTTTGGGGAGCGACTCGAGCGACTGCTGGCACCCGTTCTGGCGATGCCGCATCTGGCGCTCGCATTAGGGCTATTGTGGCTGGCAGCGCCGAGTGGCGTGCTGATGCGCTTGTTACTGGCACCGTTCGAGGTCTTGGTGCCACCGCAATTCCCGCTGCCCGATGCTCATGGCATCACGCTGGCGATCGGTCTGGCCTTGAAAGAAGCTCCGTTCTTGATGTTGATGGCCCAGACAGCGTTATCCCGCTTGCCCGTCAGAGCGCAGTTACAGGCAGGGCAGGCGCTCGGCTACAGCATCCCTCAGCTGCGCTGGCGCATCCTCATGCCACAGGTGATACGGGCGATTGCCTTGCCGATTGGTGCTGTACTGGCTTATTCGCTCGCGGTGGTGGATGTCGCACAGGTGCTTGGCCCAACGCGCACGCCAACATTGGCGGTACGACTGGTTGAATTATGGCGTGACAGTGATCCGACGGCACGGTTGCCGGCGAGTGTCGGTGCGCTGGTCCTGGCACTTCTGGTCATCGTGATGATGGCGCTAGGGGCTGCGCTGGGACGTCAGTTACTGCGGTGGCACCGCGATTGGACACTGGATAATCCGCCGGCCAGAGCCTGCGAAGTCTCTGGTCCTGCAAGTGTCGCAAGAGGCGCCAAGTCAGAAAGCATCAGCCGAATCATTCGCATCATGCTGGGCATTGTCACGGTGACCTCACTATTGGCGTTTGCCGTGATTGCGCTGCAGTCACTGGCCAGAAGCTGGTTCTTCCCGTCACTGCTCCCCACGCGCTGGGGACTGGAAAGTTGGCAGCAGGCGTTGGCCGGTTTAGGCGATGCCTTCACAAACAGTCTGTGGCTGGCAGTGCTGGTTGCCACCTTGTCGGTCATTCTCAGTGTCGCGGTATTCGAGCGTGAGCGGGAAAGCGGACGCTTGCGTGGCTTTGTCGTGTGCCTCTACCTGCCGCTGTTATTGCCACAAGCCAGCTTCCTGTTCGGGTTTCAGGTCGGCTGGCTGAGTCTAGGTGCTAGTCCCGGCTGGCCGGGTGTGGTGATCGGCCATCTATTGTTCACACTGCCCTATGCCTGGCTGACCTTGGCAGGCCCGTGGGCACGCTTCGATGTGCGATTGGAGCAGGCGGCGCGGCTGCTGGGCAGCTCGCGACTTGAAGCGCTGATCGGCATTCGTCTGCGCTTGATGCTGCGGCCGCTAGCCATCAGTTGGGCCGTCGCCTTCGCGGTGAGCATCGCCCAGTACGTGCCTACCGTAGTGCTGGGCGGTGGACGCGTGCCAACCCTGACCACCGAGACGCTGGCACTGGCAACGGGGGCTGATCCTCGCCTGACGGCGGTAGCCGCCTGTCTGCAAGCCTGTCTGCCGCTGTTGATTTTCCTGCTGGCACGTTGGGTGCCAGCAGGTCGCGCCGTGGTACCGACGCGCGGATGA